From Hydra vulgaris chromosome 15, alternate assembly HydraT2T_AEP, one genomic window encodes:
- the LOC136091729 gene encoding zinc finger MYM-type protein 1-like — MSAVSSDFGYLSGHSLSKSSVDELKKKAANLSQIDKADLDFSDFQSEMASFKYQAAAMMNNFEKSSPIDILQLIHKYSLTDAYPNTTIAIRIFLTIPVTVATCERSFSKLKLIKHYMRSTIGQERLSSLAIISIENEVANNIYFDDVISEFASRKARKVALN; from the coding sequence ATGTCTGCTGTATCCTCTGATTTTGGCTACCTCAGTGGGCATTCACTCTCTAAAAGTTCAGTGGATGAACTCAAGAAAAAAGCTGCAAATTTATCTCAAATTGACAAGGCAGATTTAGATTTTTCCGATTTCCAGTCAGAAATGGCAAGCTTTAAATATCAAGCTGCCGCAATGATgaacaactttgaaaaatctAGCCCGATCGACATTTTGCAGCTCATTCATAAATATTCTTTGACCGATGCTTATCCCAACACAACAATTGCTATTCGCATCTTCCTCACCATACCAGTCACAGTTGCTACGTGTGAGAGAAGTTTCAGTAAACTTAAGCTCATAAAACACTATATGAGGTCAACAATTGGCCAAGAACGTTTGTCTAGTCTGGCTATAATTTCAATTGAAAATGAAGTGgcaaacaacatttattttgatGATGTCATTAGTGAATTTGCCTCAAGAAAAGCCAGAAAAGTGGCATTGAACTAA
- the LOC136091730 gene encoding zinc finger MYM-type protein 5-like, producing MDEDELHSEISEIPVASEENFQHRDPATWPKITDKTRCFLIKHRPEQDRRELFPNTLCDFDNRMRHFSSKWYEKIHPNGKKFVRTWLQYSNKKDSLFCFCCLLFLTTKTNNFSEISKGFCDWKKLNPRIPEHENNNEHQRCYSDRKTLEKTSRKERP from the coding sequence ATGGACGAGGATGAACTTCATTCAGAAATCTCAGAAATTCCAGTGGCCTCGGAAGAAAATTTTCAACATAGGGATCCAGCAACATGGCCTAAAATAACGGACAAAACAAGATGCTTTTTGATTAAGCATAGGCCAGAGCAAGACAGAAGAGAACTTTTCCCAAACACGCTGTGTGATTTTGACAACAGAATGCGACACTTCAGCTCAAAATGGTATGAAAAAATTCATCCCAATGGTAAAAAATTTGTTCGCACTTGGCTGCAGTACAGcaataaaaaagattctttattttgtttttgctgtttgttatttttaacaacaaaaaccaACAATTTCTCAGAAATTTCTAAAGGGTTTTGTGACTGGAAAAAACTAAACCCAAGAATTCCTGAGCATGAAAACAACAATGAACACCAAAGATGCTATTCTGATCGGAAAACTCTTGAAAAAACGTCAAGGAAGGAAAGACCCTGA